The following are encoded together in the Montipora foliosa isolate CH-2021 chromosome 12, ASM3666993v2, whole genome shotgun sequence genome:
- the LOC137978548 gene encoding CCAAT/enhancer-binding protein beta-like, whose amino-acid sequence MDVLDLYDSAEWSAASSPSSELFDDVDLSSASDLDENCTYLNDISIDFASYLDPATLNTRPEDLTKYLAPKKDNRSREVVQPYLSKVDQGFVPSKVVPKPNPHKPAVTYKSTTLAKDLEHKSSRLPSIASQLKAPKSRRGSSSIKKMAMEKGSEEYRLKRERNNIAVRKSRFKSKQKYAETQSKVDELQEENARLQSKVDFLTKELNVLRSLFSNTGAYKDPVVNAALLSHGIPTPHHGLVASR is encoded by the coding sequence ATGGATGTGCTCGATCTCTACGACTCTGCCGAATGGTCAGCAGCGAGTTCTCCCAGCTCTGAACTGTTCGATGATGTTGACCTGAGCTCTGCTTCTGATCTGGACGAGAACTGCACCTATCTGAACGACATCTCGATTGACTTTGCATCTTATCTGGATCCTGCCACCTTGAATACCAGGCCCGAAGATTTAACCAAGTATTTAGCCCCCAAGAAGGATAACAGGAGTAGAGAAGTAGTGCAACCGTATTTATCCAAGGTAGACCAAGGATTCGTTCCTTCTAAAGTAGTACCTAAACCTAATCCCCATAAACCGGCTGTGACGTACAAATCAACGACTCTGGCGAAAGACCTCGAGCACAAGTCAAGCAGGCTGCCCTCCATCGCTTCGCAGCTGAAGGCACCGAAATCTCGCCGAGGTTCATCCTCCATCAAGAAAATGGCGATGGAGAAAGGAAGCGAGGAATATCGCTTAAAACGGGAACGCAACAACATTGCTGTCCGCAAAAGCCGATTCAAGAGCAAACAGAAATATGCGGAGACCCAAAGCAAAGTTGATGAGCTACAAGAGGAGAATGCCCGCCTACAATCCAAGGTGGATTTTCTCACTAAAGAGCTCAACGTTCTCCGAAGCCTGTTTTCAAACACTGGAGCTTACAAGGATCCAGTTGTAAATGCTGCTCTCTTGTCGCATGGCATACCGACTCCCCATCATGGTCTTGTCGCCTCTCGTTAG